From the genome of Bactrocera oleae isolate idBacOlea1 chromosome 2, idBacOlea1, whole genome shotgun sequence, one region includes:
- the LOC106618113 gene encoding uncharacterized protein isoform X1, whose product MDTDRKSCNRPTCGNRTKCAQLHKDAKRSPMTLCRPGAEPAKAATSNVGNSTQILFVDSNFTETPSEYDTFYDCYSDVEISQPNAVVSSMCGLSVPPPPVKDSRMFRDALKQVILTAQTLLVEFDSGGRKERRKCGSRCRCDVRNIKPHTQTVQLEVTAKVATNKSSTPQNIRIDPITFTIPLKLHVQGQHQHNIPYSVSQQSNELRKPPAMLDRDPIPNMFSSMEPIRTAIITAPRQEISCIPMEGSGPAFNFQTALLQQMVGIPPGFLQLPLSGAEGFTAPPPSKGVSSKVQIQVPPPPPLMTLGGPDETATVKTKGTCRGACSVRRQQVPSTEAFLSPSLAPVTKGPFLTTITTSSVQSVGAGKSPQVSETRSQGVCVLCGRGGEHSNKQMDASIRAPCGMCSKGKFAMPQPQPREFSPPIQKTGTFHEHSRCDRTRESLVVLVPPAIPKSAVRVDAKVSSNTCPFGGLQKQMEMQHPYAAACPIGPSSLKPQQQDNQINVEKKQYDVKRALKGPCGMCSTEVPAPPPFEEPLLKTKGPCGVCSKPKPPIEMSQPEKVSPLTTPSEHIKSKGVCSNREENPCEICPKKSATVKENVNPPCGICSKAVDVAVKAEKPPCGICSKKSTVPMEVMNAPCGVCLQMEKPPCGICSNKSTAPIEVITPCGVCTELEKPPCGICSKKSEAPMEVKTSKAPCGICSKRSAAPMEVVKGPCGVCSKSVDAPMKTEKAPCGICSKKSATPMEVVKGPCGICAKSVDAPMKTEKAPCGICSKRSAGPVGVIEGPCGVCSKAVDEPAKPCGICSKGVAAPLDIETGPCGICSRGVTPFIVEEIGPCGICSRGIESTVIHDHLSPQMQEIKGPCGICSQLRSGPSAMEPEEIEGPCNICKKGPTKPDSRDICGICKKIRGPESPPIPVGAPCNICGQGATTSSAEGSCGTCKFVTSSPSSRNKSCGSCLVAAPKLSNIRTCGTCLFAPPARGGRSCGTCMVMPGSEAGELLPPIEIEPVVKHRIYKALPQHKDIHICSPCRYDPSPLIDEEGNVFCPHNCGCCLCPWRKRATDSQIDQIKHEKIKVCKCRMKGSIFADYTSRAKCSNTSYFDCCPCRERAEAKYLEMTGEEMWSPDDKLRERVRGDPVNLEDVVEYKRTSTQ is encoded by the exons ATGGACACAGATAGAAAGTCTTGCAATCGGCCAACGTGTGGCAATAGGACGAAATGTGCTCAATTGCATAAAGATGCTAAACGATCTCCCATGACTTTGTGTAGACCAGGAGCTGAACCGGCCAAAGCTGCTACGTCAAACGTTGGAAATTCAACGCAGATATTATTTGTTGATTCGAACTTCACGGAAACTCCTAGTGAGTATGACACCTTCTATGATTGCTATAGCGATGTTGAAATAAGTCAGCCAAACGCTGTGGTGTCCTCAATGTGTGGCCTAAGTGTTCCACCGCCTCCTGTAAAAGATTCGCGAATGTTTCGCGATGCACTCAAACAAGTTATTCTTACTGCTCAGACGCTGTTGGTCGAATTCGACAGTGGCGGTCGCAAAGAGCGTAGGAAGTGCGGTTCGCGTTGTCGATGTGATGTGCGCAATATTAAACCTCATACACAAACAGTACAATTGGAGGTGACGGCAAAAGTAGCTACAAATAAATCGTCCACACCGCAAAATATTCGCATTGATCCAATCACATTTACAATACCACTGAAACTACACGTACAGGGACAACaccaacacaacataccatacTCGGTGTCGCAACAATCAAACGAATTGAGGAAGCCGCCGGCTATGCTAGACCGGGATCCAATACCAAATATGTTTTCGTCGATGGAGCCAATACGCACAGCAATAATTACAGCCCCACGACAGGAAATAAGCT GTATACCTATGGAAGGAAGTGGACCagcttttaattttcaaacagCTTTATTGCAACAAATGGTTGGTATTCCACCGGGTTTTCTGCAATTACCTTTATCCGGTGCTGAAGGTTTTACAGCACCCCCTCCGTCCAAGGGTGTTTCGTCGAAGGTACAAATTCAAGTTCCGCCGCCACCACCACTAATGACATTAGGTGGGCCAGATGAAACAGCGACGGTAAAAACGAAAGGAACTTGTAGAGGAGCTTGTTCGGTGAGACGTCAGCAAGTGCCTTCGACTGAAGCATTTTTATCACCTTCTTTAGCACCTGTTACCAAAGGACCATTtctgacaacaataacaacgtcgTCGGTGCAATCTGTGGGAGCAGGTAAATCACCTCAAGTATCGGAAACAAGAAGTCAAGGCGTATGTGTACTGTGTGGACGTGGAGGTGAacattcaaataaacaaatggaTGCTTCTATAAGAGCTCCTTGTGGAATGTGCTCTAAAGGAAAGTTTGCCATGCCGCAGCCGCAGCCACGAGAATTCTCCCCCCCCATACAGAAAACGGGTACATTTCATGAACATTCACGATGTGATAGAACTAGGGAATCGTTGGTGGTACTTGTTCCTCCAGCGATCCCCAAGTCTGCGGTTAGAGTGGATGCTAAAGTATCTTCAAATACATGTCCCTTTGGTGGCCTTCAGAAGCAAATGGAAATGCAACATCCGTACGCTGCTGCATGTCCAATAGGTCCATCATCATTGAAACCACAGCAACAAGATAATCAAATAAACGTTGAGAAAAAACAATATGATGTCAAACGTGCCTTAAAAGGACCTTGTGGAATGTGTTCGACTGAGGTTCCGGCACCACCACCGTTTGAAGAGCCtttattgaaaaccaaaggaCCATGTGGAGTGTGTTCAAAACCTAAGCCACCAATAGAAATGAGTCAACCTGAAAAAGTGAGTCCATTAACAACTCCTTCTGAACATATTAAGTCTAAAGGAGTATGTTCAAATCGGGAGGAAAACCCTTGTGAGATTTGTCCGAAAAAGTCAGCGACTGTAAAGGAAAATGTTAATCCACCGTGTGGAATTTGTTCAAAAGCAGTTGACGTAGCGGTAAAAGCTGAAAAACCTCCGTGTGGGATTTGTTCAAAGAAGTCAACGGTTCCAATGGAGGTTATGAATGCGCCGTGTGGAGTTTGTTTACAAATGGAGAAACCTCCATGCGGAATTTGTTCGAATAAGTCAACGGCTCCAATTGAGGTTATAACACCATGTGGAGTTTGTACAGAATTGGAAAAACCTCCTTGTGGAATTTGCTCCAAGAAGTCAGAGGCTCCAATGGAAGTGAAAACTTCGAAAGCACCTTGTGGAATTTGTTCAAAAAGGTCAGCGGCTCCAATGGAGGTTGTGAAAGGACCTTGTGGAGTTTGTTCAAAATCAGTAGACGCACCCATGAAAACAGAAAAAGCTCCATGTGGTATTTGTTCTAAAAAATCAGCGACTCCAATGGAGGTTGTAAAAGGACCTTGTGGAATTTGTGCAAAATCAGTAGACGCACCCATGAAAACCGAAAAAGCTCCTTGTGGTATTTGCTCTAAAAGGTCAGCGGGGCCAGTGGGAGTTATAGAAGGGCCTTGTGGAGTTTGTTCAAAAGCAGTGGACGAACCTGCTAAACCTTGTGGCATTTGCTCAAAGGGTGTAGCTGCTCCTTTGGATATCGAAACGGGACCATGCGGAATATGTTCTCGTGGAGTTACACCATTTATAGTTGAGGAAATAGGGCCATGCGGAATTTGTTCAAGGGGAATCGAGTCTACTGTAATACATGATCACTTATCTCCCCAAATGCAAGAAATAAAGGGACCATGCGGGATATGTTCGCAACTGAGAAGTGGTCCCTCTGCGATGGAACCCGAAGAAATAGAAGGACCTTGTAATATTTGTAAGAAGGGACCAACAAAACCCGATTCTAGAGATATTTGtggaatttgtaaaaaaatccgTGGTCCAGAAAGCCCGCCAATACCAGTCGGAGCTCCCTGTAACATATGTGGTCAAGGAGCAACAACAAGTTCAGCCGAAGGCTCTTGTGGCACGTGTAAATTTGTAACTTCTTCACCGTCAAGTAGAAATAAATCATGTGGATCTTGCTTAGTAGCAGCACCCAAACTCTCGAACATTCGAACGTGCGGTACTTGTTTATTTGCACCTCCAGCAAGAGGCGGACGATCTTGCGGCACGTGTATGGTTATGCCTGGCTCGGAGGCTGGCGAATTATTACCACCAATAGAAATAGAGCCTGTCGTGAAACATCGAATATACAAGGCATTACCTCAACACAAAGACATTCACATTTGTTCGCCGTGTCGTTATGATCCGAGTCCACTAATTGACGAAGAGGGTAACGTGTTTTGTCCACATAATTGTGGTTGCTGCTTATGCCCTTGGCGAAAACGTGCCACGGATAGCCAAATCGATCAAATAAAACATGAAAAGATCAAGGTTTGTAAATGTCGTATGAAAGGTTCTATATTTGCGGATTACACGTCACGAGCTAAGTGCAGCAATACATCATATTTTGATTGTTGTCCATGCCGCGAAAGAGCGGAAGCAAAGTATTTGGAAATGACTGGTGAAGAGATGTGGAGTCCCGATGACAAGTTGAGAGAGCGAGTACGCGGTGATCCCGTCAATTTGGAAGATGTTGTAGAATACAAACGCACGAGCACCCAATAG
- the LOC106618113 gene encoding uncharacterized protein isoform X2 has product MCGLSVPPPPVKDSRMFRDALKQVILTAQTLLVEFDSGGRKERRKCGSRCRCDVRNIKPHTQTVQLEVTAKVATNKSSTPQNIRIDPITFTIPLKLHVQGQHQHNIPYSVSQQSNELRKPPAMLDRDPIPNMFSSMEPIRTAIITAPRQEISLGIPMEGSGPAFNFQTALLQQMVGIPPGFLQLPLSGAEGFTAPPPSKGVSSKVQIQVPPPPPLMTLGGPDETATVKTKGTCRGACSVRRQQVPSTEAFLSPSLAPVTKGPFLTTITTSSVQSVGAGKSPQVSETRSQGVCVLCGRGGEHSNKQMDASIRAPCGMCSKGKFAMPQPQPREFSPPIQKTGTFHEHSRCDRTRESLVVLVPPAIPKSAVRVDAKVSSNTCPFGGLQKQMEMQHPYAAACPIGPSSLKPQQQDNQINVEKKQYDVKRALKGPCGMCSTEVPAPPPFEEPLLKTKGPCGVCSKPKPPIEMSQPEKVSPLTTPSEHIKSKGVCSNREENPCEICPKKSATVKENVNPPCGICSKAVDVAVKAEKPPCGICSKKSTVPMEVMNAPCGVCLQMEKPPCGICSNKSTAPIEVITPCGVCTELEKPPCGICSKKSEAPMEVKTSKAPCGICSKRSAAPMEVVKGPCGVCSKSVDAPMKTEKAPCGICSKKSATPMEVVKGPCGICAKSVDAPMKTEKAPCGICSKRSAGPVGVIEGPCGVCSKAVDEPAKPCGICSKGVAAPLDIETGPCGICSRGVTPFIVEEIGPCGICSRGIESTVIHDHLSPQMQEIKGPCGICSQLRSGPSAMEPEEIEGPCNICKKGPTKPDSRDICGICKKIRGPESPPIPVGAPCNICGQGATTSSAEGSCGTCKFVTSSPSSRNKSCGSCLVAAPKLSNIRTCGTCLFAPPARGGRSCGTCMVMPGSEAGELLPPIEIEPVVKHRIYKALPQHKDIHICSPCRYDPSPLIDEEGNVFCPHNCGCCLCPWRKRATDSQIDQIKHEKIKVCKCRMKGSIFADYTSRAKCSNTSYFDCCPCRERAEAKYLEMTGEEMWSPDDKLRERVRGDPVNLEDVVEYKRTSTQ; this is encoded by the exons ATGTGTGGCCTAAGTGTTCCACCGCCTCCTGTAAAAGATTCGCGAATGTTTCGCGATGCACTCAAACAAGTTATTCTTACTGCTCAGACGCTGTTGGTCGAATTCGACAGTGGCGGTCGCAAAGAGCGTAGGAAGTGCGGTTCGCGTTGTCGATGTGATGTGCGCAATATTAAACCTCATACACAAACAGTACAATTGGAGGTGACGGCAAAAGTAGCTACAAATAAATCGTCCACACCGCAAAATATTCGCATTGATCCAATCACATTTACAATACCACTGAAACTACACGTACAGGGACAACaccaacacaacataccatacTCGGTGTCGCAACAATCAAACGAATTGAGGAAGCCGCCGGCTATGCTAGACCGGGATCCAATACCAAATATGTTTTCGTCGATGGAGCCAATACGCACAGCAATAATTACAGCCCCACGACAGGAAATAAGCT TAGGTATACCTATGGAAGGAAGTGGACCagcttttaattttcaaacagCTTTATTGCAACAAATGGTTGGTATTCCACCGGGTTTTCTGCAATTACCTTTATCCGGTGCTGAAGGTTTTACAGCACCCCCTCCGTCCAAGGGTGTTTCGTCGAAGGTACAAATTCAAGTTCCGCCGCCACCACCACTAATGACATTAGGTGGGCCAGATGAAACAGCGACGGTAAAAACGAAAGGAACTTGTAGAGGAGCTTGTTCGGTGAGACGTCAGCAAGTGCCTTCGACTGAAGCATTTTTATCACCTTCTTTAGCACCTGTTACCAAAGGACCATTtctgacaacaataacaacgtcgTCGGTGCAATCTGTGGGAGCAGGTAAATCACCTCAAGTATCGGAAACAAGAAGTCAAGGCGTATGTGTACTGTGTGGACGTGGAGGTGAacattcaaataaacaaatggaTGCTTCTATAAGAGCTCCTTGTGGAATGTGCTCTAAAGGAAAGTTTGCCATGCCGCAGCCGCAGCCACGAGAATTCTCCCCCCCCATACAGAAAACGGGTACATTTCATGAACATTCACGATGTGATAGAACTAGGGAATCGTTGGTGGTACTTGTTCCTCCAGCGATCCCCAAGTCTGCGGTTAGAGTGGATGCTAAAGTATCTTCAAATACATGTCCCTTTGGTGGCCTTCAGAAGCAAATGGAAATGCAACATCCGTACGCTGCTGCATGTCCAATAGGTCCATCATCATTGAAACCACAGCAACAAGATAATCAAATAAACGTTGAGAAAAAACAATATGATGTCAAACGTGCCTTAAAAGGACCTTGTGGAATGTGTTCGACTGAGGTTCCGGCACCACCACCGTTTGAAGAGCCtttattgaaaaccaaaggaCCATGTGGAGTGTGTTCAAAACCTAAGCCACCAATAGAAATGAGTCAACCTGAAAAAGTGAGTCCATTAACAACTCCTTCTGAACATATTAAGTCTAAAGGAGTATGTTCAAATCGGGAGGAAAACCCTTGTGAGATTTGTCCGAAAAAGTCAGCGACTGTAAAGGAAAATGTTAATCCACCGTGTGGAATTTGTTCAAAAGCAGTTGACGTAGCGGTAAAAGCTGAAAAACCTCCGTGTGGGATTTGTTCAAAGAAGTCAACGGTTCCAATGGAGGTTATGAATGCGCCGTGTGGAGTTTGTTTACAAATGGAGAAACCTCCATGCGGAATTTGTTCGAATAAGTCAACGGCTCCAATTGAGGTTATAACACCATGTGGAGTTTGTACAGAATTGGAAAAACCTCCTTGTGGAATTTGCTCCAAGAAGTCAGAGGCTCCAATGGAAGTGAAAACTTCGAAAGCACCTTGTGGAATTTGTTCAAAAAGGTCAGCGGCTCCAATGGAGGTTGTGAAAGGACCTTGTGGAGTTTGTTCAAAATCAGTAGACGCACCCATGAAAACAGAAAAAGCTCCATGTGGTATTTGTTCTAAAAAATCAGCGACTCCAATGGAGGTTGTAAAAGGACCTTGTGGAATTTGTGCAAAATCAGTAGACGCACCCATGAAAACCGAAAAAGCTCCTTGTGGTATTTGCTCTAAAAGGTCAGCGGGGCCAGTGGGAGTTATAGAAGGGCCTTGTGGAGTTTGTTCAAAAGCAGTGGACGAACCTGCTAAACCTTGTGGCATTTGCTCAAAGGGTGTAGCTGCTCCTTTGGATATCGAAACGGGACCATGCGGAATATGTTCTCGTGGAGTTACACCATTTATAGTTGAGGAAATAGGGCCATGCGGAATTTGTTCAAGGGGAATCGAGTCTACTGTAATACATGATCACTTATCTCCCCAAATGCAAGAAATAAAGGGACCATGCGGGATATGTTCGCAACTGAGAAGTGGTCCCTCTGCGATGGAACCCGAAGAAATAGAAGGACCTTGTAATATTTGTAAGAAGGGACCAACAAAACCCGATTCTAGAGATATTTGtggaatttgtaaaaaaatccgTGGTCCAGAAAGCCCGCCAATACCAGTCGGAGCTCCCTGTAACATATGTGGTCAAGGAGCAACAACAAGTTCAGCCGAAGGCTCTTGTGGCACGTGTAAATTTGTAACTTCTTCACCGTCAAGTAGAAATAAATCATGTGGATCTTGCTTAGTAGCAGCACCCAAACTCTCGAACATTCGAACGTGCGGTACTTGTTTATTTGCACCTCCAGCAAGAGGCGGACGATCTTGCGGCACGTGTATGGTTATGCCTGGCTCGGAGGCTGGCGAATTATTACCACCAATAGAAATAGAGCCTGTCGTGAAACATCGAATATACAAGGCATTACCTCAACACAAAGACATTCACATTTGTTCGCCGTGTCGTTATGATCCGAGTCCACTAATTGACGAAGAGGGTAACGTGTTTTGTCCACATAATTGTGGTTGCTGCTTATGCCCTTGGCGAAAACGTGCCACGGATAGCCAAATCGATCAAATAAAACATGAAAAGATCAAGGTTTGTAAATGTCGTATGAAAGGTTCTATATTTGCGGATTACACGTCACGAGCTAAGTGCAGCAATACATCATATTTTGATTGTTGTCCATGCCGCGAAAGAGCGGAAGCAAAGTATTTGGAAATGACTGGTGAAGAGATGTGGAGTCCCGATGACAAGTTGAGAGAGCGAGTACGCGGTGATCCCGTCAATTTGGAAGATGTTGTAGAATACAAACGCACGAGCACCCAATAG
- the js gene encoding probable serine/threonine-protein kinase nek3 yields MFVHNWLKWPVLIWLLICCYLLAFTDGQSENAIGAHRVFDKTSFSCSGRPSGYYADVETGCQVYHMCDGLGRQFSYSCPNTTLFQQRMLICDHWYMVNCSRAESDYAANLLIGQRDKPFVNDEENSLRTPRPDLLDRPYAPDYSGESFRDQYKQLPAILNQIQVGDTPKIQDKFSVVTQLTPGQQHWKIPSPSRTILPPAYEAQMSDDSTSQTNSGNVRFVPKTQPTPPAVAKPKFNQPKFNSESVIATASASRGQSTNRFNSAALHQRGQSGEHEDLGTSHSTRYNTSSDFNSAEQPNSKTASALNKNHVKSTITSTTPTITTSSATSITSTTTKTPTNTAVTTNLPYKVPSKVYEPPFLYPIYNENDTMSTQTSLRTSPATPFTASPTFNKLTPTTPIPAPNRPTTLAGKPFTVSNGGVTTKAPSLGGRSQNNLIQTSFSQISKDIRTPTPAQGFKPPTPRPPISTTTSIPKNLESSPFDYSIPTTNRLNLPTPFRNSSDTNGAQNIKTPAKELLPPHQEFVQHDIATTQGPPIYYEWKMPSNGLEPPKLDPPIGVDGREYPEATFDYNAIGGTNNNANATNRKQITNIISLPPTKAPGENNPIARTPISRSIKETGQPNSVHRVNAEKPKVATTLVVATDRSDTISMPVSDIIQLRKDYSVPEYLFPLEPIGRTGYLSTDAYNSFRLKIPEHDDEEPEDHRHWFGENPKCPECHPSFVVPGTCEPCIRR; encoded by the exons AGTGAAAATGCTATAGGTGCTCATCGCGTGTTTGATAAAACGTCATTTTCCTGTTCTGGACGCCCATCGGGTTACTACGCAGATGTTGAAACTGGATGTCAG GTGTACCATATGTGCGACGGATTGGGACGCCAATTCAGCTATTCGTGTCCCAATACAACGCTTTTTCAGCAGCGCATGCTAATCTGCGATCACTGGTACATGGTGAATTGTTCCCGAGCAGAGAGCGACTATGCAGCTAACTTACTAATTG GGCAACGGGATAAGCCGTTTGTGAATGATGAGGAAAATAGTTTGCGTACACCCCGCCCTGATCTCTTGGATCGACCTTATGCACCAGATTACTCTGGAGAATCATTTAGAGATCAGTACAAG CAACTTCCGGCGATCCTGAATCAAATACAAGTTGGCGATACTCCAAAGATTCAGGACAAGTTTAGTGTTGTTACGCAGTTGACTCCGGGCCAGCAACACTGGAAAATACCATCACCGAGCCGAACTATACTGCCACCAGCCTACGAAGCACAGATGTCGGACGACAGCACTTCGCAAACAAATAGTGGAAACGTACGTTTTGTACCCAAAACGCAACCAACACCACCAGCCGTAGCAAAGCCGAAGTTCAATCAACCGAAATTCAATTCAGAGTCAGTGATTGCAACCGCATCAGCAAGTCGCGGACAGTCGACCAATCGCTTCAACAGCGCAGCGCTACACCAACGCGGCCAGTCAGGTGAGCACGAGGACTTAGGTACGAGCCACAGTACTCGTTACAATACATCTTCTGATTTCAACTCTGCTGAGCAACCGAACAGCAAAACGGCAAGTGCCCTTAATAAGAACCATGTTAAAAGTACGATTACTTCGACAACACCTACAATTACAACAAGTTCAGCCACTTCGATTACGTCTACCACAACAAAAACACCTACCAATACTGCAGTTACGACAAATTTGCCTTATAAAGTACCATCTAAAGTGTACGAGCCGCCATTCCTGTATCCAATTTATAATGAAAACGATACGATGAGCACACAGACATCACTACGCACTTCGCCTGCTACACCCTTCACAGCCTCGCCTACTTTCAACAAGCTTACACCCACAACTCCCATACCAGCGCCAAATCGGCCAACAACGCTAGCGGGCAAACCTTTCACCGTATCGAACGGCGGTGTTACCACAAAAGCGCCAAGTTTGGGAGGACGTagccaaaataatttaattcaaactAGTTTCAGTCAAATTTCGAAAGATATACGCACTCCTACACCAGCACAAGGTTTTAAACCGCCTACACCTCGTCCACCTATAAGCACAACGACAAGCATCCCAAAAAACTTGGAGAGCTCCCCTTTTGACTACAGTATTCCTACCACAAATCGCCTAAATTTGCCTACACCATTCAGAAATAGTTCAGACACAAACGGAGCCCAAAATATCAAAACGCCAGCCAAAGAACTTCTGCCCCCGCACCAAGAGTTTGTGCAACATGACATTGCTACCACACAGGGGCCGCCTATCTACTATGAGTGGAAAATGCCGTCAAATGGACTTGAACCACCCAAATTGGATCCGCCAATTGGTGTTGATGGACGCGAATATCCCGAAGCGACATTCGATTACAATGCCATCGGTGGTACAAACAATAACGCAAATGCTACTAACCGTAAGCAAATCACGAATATCATTAGCTTACCACCAACAAAAGCGCCGGGTGAAAATAATCCAATCGCACGTACTCCTATTTCGCGTTCCATCAAAGAGACGGGGCAGCCAAATAGCGTACACCGTGTTAATGCTGAAAAGCCGAAGGTGGCAACTACGTTGGTGGTAGCGACAGATCGCTCCGACACAATATCCATGCCTGTTTCGGATATCATACAGTTGCGCAAAGACTACTCGGTGCCCGAATATCTATTTCCATTAGAACCGATAGGCCGTACTGGCTATTTGTCCACGGATGCGTACAACTCATTTCGACTGAAGATACCTGAACATGACGACGAAGAGCCGGAAGACCACAGACATTGGTTCGGCGAGAATCCTAAATGTCCCGAGTGTCATCCATCTTTTGTAGTGCCTGGTACTTGCGAACCCTGTATACGGAGATAG